One part of the Leucobacter triazinivorans genome encodes these proteins:
- a CDS encoding cytochrome c biogenesis CcdA family protein codes for MEIGFVTAFIGGALALLSPCSALLLPAFFASTIGTRLSLLAHGAVFFLGLLITLVPLGLGLGAVGTFFLQQRGLVVAGTSLVLVLLGIAQVLGIGFDVSRALPGTTRIRQEAAARTGFIRTFLLGAASGVAGFCAGPILGAVLTLALGQGSAWSAGALLAVYGAGMVAPLVLIAALWDRLGARGQRLLRGRTLSLFGRRLHSTSLVTGLVIIAVGVVFWLTNGLVAMPAVVPTSVQVWAQEQSGRLSSAIVDGAVIMVLAIAALGAWASARRRAARREETRSAGNRGRTPASGAD; via the coding sequence ATGGAGATCGGCTTCGTCACCGCGTTCATCGGAGGCGCTCTCGCGCTCCTCAGCCCGTGCAGCGCACTCCTGCTCCCGGCCTTCTTCGCATCGACCATCGGCACCCGGCTCTCGCTCCTGGCGCACGGCGCAGTGTTCTTCCTCGGCCTGCTCATCACTCTCGTGCCACTCGGCCTGGGGCTGGGCGCCGTGGGCACGTTCTTTCTCCAGCAGCGCGGGCTCGTCGTCGCCGGCACCTCGCTCGTCCTCGTCCTGCTCGGCATCGCGCAGGTGCTCGGAATCGGGTTCGACGTCTCCAGAGCCCTGCCCGGGACCACGAGGATCCGCCAGGAGGCAGCCGCACGGACCGGCTTCATCCGCACTTTCCTGCTCGGAGCGGCGAGTGGCGTCGCAGGGTTCTGCGCCGGCCCGATCCTCGGCGCGGTGCTCACCCTGGCGCTGGGGCAGGGGAGCGCATGGTCGGCTGGTGCGCTGCTCGCCGTCTACGGCGCCGGCATGGTCGCACCGCTGGTGCTCATCGCGGCGCTCTGGGATCGACTGGGCGCGCGCGGGCAGCGTCTGCTCCGAGGCCGCACGCTCTCGCTCTTCGGCCGTCGCCTGCACTCCACCTCGCTCGTCACAGGCCTGGTGATCATCGCCGTGGGAGTGGTCTTCTGGCTCACCAACGGCCTGGTGGCCATGCCGGCCGTCGTGCCGACGTCCGTGCAGGTCTGGGCTCAAGAGCAGAGCGGCAGACTCTCGAGCGCGATCGTCGACGGCGCCGTGATCATGGTGCTCGCGATCGCCGCGCTCGGCGCGTGGGCCTCCGCCCGCCGCCGGGCGGCACGCCGGGAGG
- a CDS encoding DsbA family protein has translation MPRTPVQRLRSWSVPVGIIVIAGLLIAILVTQGERGSTGAAETDPATTQQAPPDLTFVETRDPDDVQSAGPADAPVALVIYSDYQCPYCAKWSNETLPAMMDYAELGDLRIEWRDVNQYGADSERGARAAHAAGIQGRFWEFHDALFPNGAHLGPDRLTEEALVSIAGDLGLDTGRFLADMNSDETLAAVQRYAAEGRRLGVSGTPTFVLGGEPIVGAQPRSVFTETLTRKLAEARD, from the coding sequence GTGCCCCGCACCCCCGTCCAGAGGCTTCGCTCCTGGTCCGTCCCCGTCGGCATCATCGTCATCGCCGGCCTGCTCATCGCGATCCTCGTCACGCAGGGCGAGCGCGGTTCGACGGGAGCCGCGGAGACGGACCCGGCGACGACGCAGCAAGCGCCACCGGATCTCACGTTCGTCGAGACCCGCGATCCCGACGATGTGCAGTCCGCCGGCCCCGCGGACGCGCCGGTGGCGCTCGTGATCTACTCCGACTATCAATGCCCGTACTGCGCGAAATGGTCGAACGAGACGCTGCCGGCCATGATGGACTACGCCGAGTTGGGCGATCTGCGCATCGAGTGGCGCGATGTGAATCAGTACGGAGCAGACTCCGAACGCGGGGCTCGCGCCGCGCACGCCGCGGGGATCCAGGGCCGCTTCTGGGAGTTTCACGACGCACTGTTCCCGAACGGCGCTCATCTCGGGCCGGATCGGCTGACCGAGGAGGCGCTCGTCTCGATCGCCGGCGACCTCGGGCTCGACACCGGGCGGTTCCTCGCAGATATGAACTCCGATGAAACTCTGGCGGCGGTGCAGCGGTACGCCGCCGAGGGCAGGCGACTCGGCGTGTCCGGCACCCCGACCTTCGTCCTGGGAGGTGAGCCGATCGTCGGCGCCCAGCCCCGGAGCGTGTTCACCGAGACGCTGACGAGAAAACTGGCCGAGGCGCGCGACTGA
- a CDS encoding leucine-rich repeat domain-containing protein, translated as MSWSPRLARAGGGSSSRVRGLVQRSVIGAVVAIVAVLGAVVPAQAVPEDSVFFADPAMEACIRDTLVIAAPTPVTEGDMAGMTTVNCSLRGITDIDPLRFATGATVVELAWNHVEDLSPLSGLQNLYRLSLDGNRIEDLSPLSDLPNLQRVFLPGNQIESLEPLGSLTALEALTLDGNQITDIGPLASLSEMKFLELRDNRVTDISAVAHMPMLEILYLDDNLVADLEPLSGLTELKALSAMNNRITDLSPLRDPGPFPGGVFVGEQRVMRSAMVDVAQAVGLTDIAGVSVPVTVASGVGAVVGDEVTWTEDGAGSLTWETLDLDPGNTVLFSGTVDYAIEPFAELPTISGVPGHGVVGAAYGFAFEVTGDPAPTVEVAAGALPEGLSLSGAGEIAGTPMVAGVFAFSVVATNRAGEATLADVRITIDEPDDGTGGGDGDGGDGGGGGGGDGGDGDGGDGGSGGGGDGGDGDGGGDGGGDGGDGGGDGGDGDGDGGDGDGDGDGGDGDGDGDGGDGDGGGDGGDGGGETDADRGGSGSGASGGTHVLARTGDAQAPGAVGGAFAMLLIGAVLVLGRLSRARRAE; from the coding sequence ATGTCTTGGTCACCACGTCTGGCTCGTGCGGGTGGCGGCAGTTCGTCGCGCGTGCGCGGGCTCGTTCAGCGCAGCGTCATCGGCGCGGTCGTCGCGATCGTTGCCGTGCTGGGTGCCGTCGTGCCGGCGCAGGCGGTGCCGGAGGACAGCGTGTTCTTCGCCGATCCGGCTATGGAGGCGTGTATTCGCGACACACTCGTGATCGCTGCACCGACGCCGGTCACCGAGGGTGATATGGCGGGCATGACGACGGTCAACTGCTCGCTCCGAGGGATTACCGACATCGATCCGCTTCGATTCGCCACCGGCGCGACGGTCGTGGAGCTTGCGTGGAATCACGTCGAAGATCTGTCGCCGCTCTCCGGCCTGCAGAACCTCTATCGGCTGTCGCTCGACGGCAATCGGATCGAAGACCTGTCGCCGCTCTCCGATCTCCCGAACCTGCAGCGCGTCTTCCTTCCCGGCAACCAGATCGAGAGCCTCGAACCGCTGGGGAGCCTGACCGCCCTCGAGGCGCTGACCCTGGATGGCAACCAGATCACGGACATCGGGCCGCTGGCAAGCCTCTCCGAGATGAAGTTCCTGGAGCTCAGAGACAATCGGGTCACGGATATCTCTGCAGTCGCTCACATGCCGATGCTGGAGATCTTGTACCTGGACGACAACCTGGTCGCCGATCTCGAGCCGCTCTCCGGCCTCACCGAGCTGAAGGCCCTTTCGGCTATGAACAATCGCATCACCGACCTGTCTCCGCTGAGAGACCCCGGTCCCTTTCCCGGCGGCGTCTTCGTCGGTGAGCAGCGGGTGATGCGCTCGGCGATGGTCGACGTCGCACAAGCGGTAGGCCTTACCGACATCGCCGGCGTCTCGGTTCCCGTGACGGTGGCGAGCGGCGTTGGTGCGGTCGTCGGCGACGAGGTGACCTGGACCGAGGACGGCGCCGGAAGCCTCACGTGGGAGACCCTGGATCTGGATCCCGGCAACACGGTGCTGTTCTCGGGCACCGTGGACTACGCGATCGAGCCGTTCGCCGAGCTGCCGACGATTTCTGGTGTCCCGGGTCACGGGGTCGTGGGTGCTGCCTATGGCTTCGCGTTCGAGGTGACCGGAGACCCGGCGCCGACGGTGGAGGTGGCCGCGGGGGCGCTGCCGGAGGGGCTCTCCTTGAGCGGTGCTGGTGAGATCGCGGGGACGCCGATGGTGGCGGGTGTGTTCGCATTCTCGGTGGTCGCGACGAATCGCGCGGGTGAGGCGACGCTCGCTGATGTGCGCATCACGATCGACGAGCCCGATGATGGGACCGGCGGCGGCGATGGTGACGGCGGTGACGGTGGCGGTGGCGGCGGCGGTGACGGCGGCGACGGTGACGGCGGCGACGGTGGCAGTGGCGGCGGCGGTGACGGCGGCGACGGTGACGGCGGCGGTGACGGCGGCGGTGACGGCGGCGATGGTGGCGGTGACGGCGGCGACGGTGACGGTGACGGTGGCGATGGTGATGGTGACGGTGACGGCGGCGACGGTGACGGTGACGGTGACGGCGGTGACGGTGACGGTGGCGGTGACGGCGGTGACGGTGGCGGCGAGACCGACGCAGATCGCGGGGGCAGCGGGAGCGGGGCGTCCGGAGGGACGCACGTCCTGGCCAGGACCGGCGATGCGCAGGCACCCGGGGCCGTGGGCGGTGCGTTCGCGATGCTGCTCATCGGAGCGGTTCTGGTGCTCGGCCGTTTGTCGCGCGCACGTCGCGCAGAGTAG
- a CDS encoding adenine phosphoribosyltransferase, whose protein sequence is MPEQSPQSIAPTAPRAELTRAESLIREVPDYPSAGILFRDITPLLADGRAFRETVDALIAPFRGAFDVVAGLEARGFLLASAAAYASGAGLMPIRKAGKLPRPAAHVEYALEYGDAEVEAHADFPRGSRVLLIDDVLATGGTLVAAHTLLGELGYAAAGTAVLFEIAGLGGREAVGDPTLHTVFRS, encoded by the coding sequence GTGCCAGAGCAGAGCCCCCAGTCGATCGCCCCCACCGCGCCGAGAGCCGAGCTGACGCGCGCCGAGTCGCTGATCCGCGAGGTCCCCGACTATCCGTCCGCGGGGATCCTGTTTCGCGACATCACCCCTCTGCTCGCCGACGGCCGCGCGTTCCGAGAGACGGTCGACGCGCTCATCGCTCCGTTCCGGGGCGCGTTCGACGTCGTCGCCGGGCTCGAAGCGCGCGGATTCCTGCTCGCGAGTGCGGCCGCATATGCGAGCGGGGCGGGGCTCATGCCGATCCGCAAGGCGGGTAAGCTGCCGCGCCCGGCCGCGCACGTCGAGTACGCGCTGGAGTACGGCGACGCCGAGGTCGAGGCCCATGCGGATTTCCCCCGGGGATCACGAGTCCTGCTGATCGACGACGTGCTCGCGACCGGCGGAACGCTCGTCGCTGCCCATACGCTGCTGGGCGAGCTCGGCTACGCCGCGGCGGGCACCGCCGTGCTGTTCGAGATCGCGGGACTCGGCGGCCGAGAAGCGGTGGGGGATCCGACGCTGCACACGGTGTTCCGCAGCTGA
- a CDS encoding DUF2207 domain-containing protein: MSEKRSTSGHRGDPSDRTDVFDLAGTDPELLNSGRIPDPQPEHTPFFRWLARIFTTIEARLRARGDTSMRNAIRFFWAFVAIIGVFLLVGPVINKPLDFDDVLDSAKLSEVDWVATDAQIDYALERGGDGGFLADVSEQYTARFTNGPEAAVERVFATEFNGHDTRFEVHAATIDGEPAEVEVRRGATVTRVLISSPDGTRLEGEREIALAYELHDLVTAETDAATGQPVDSWSWPLLGPSWPQATQGVEVSLTLPHDLDEALVRAPRAYVGWLLLNGTEWLTPEAQTAQGVRYAFSNDDTLPPHADLSIVASFEAGTFDQPPTTPLFWLQTWGPLLPLALLVILLLFALAARRVVWADSAGEPWYLTRSDPPDDLTPARAAQLLDRPWHAELISELTQETGAAKQSKQSKRKPVDTGGRGRELWLAAVARAGMRAGRFGNFPSVARRRARWRAHDRPVEDRLRWAPDSYVRDTFILGSLAIVLVQWGLLRQLSHQVILSVVWWPGLFVLASTVLALVIVGAVRRPRPLTRAGALAVQQLKGVDAYARATRLLDRGPVDDELLPYAALFEGPRRAGRAVAGHAARESGDRWLGRGWRTEHFVSLPAVLAVLAAAGLLAGSIVTVSTQPAPYADQDFVTWPGSATPGAIWSQVEGFEIDAELERDEQGRAQLSVVERNTVRFTPGGGSVPQFAREWPRERLGQDLGLDVESVRLGGEEVPFQELLGPQSLAVATRMSDVLDGVHDVEIRYRLSTPIVDAPDGPDSQQQLRWTAVLDFWEDTYYTDAANPFDGTAPVRPLRIGLTVSPDIAEEIRSGGWIDSDHERDRVPYENGNWYQPWEYETGISLDDELGVSTHYDLRVGDERTLDDGSLVVSLDAEAVESREGEDRIEETPAGPWRVSEELNAALEKYELGTTNDLGVVLNFPAGAFAGVDDQAYERYRAARDLPYTAVLGLAVLIGAASTSILLFARRTRRRASASLRTVSFAAIPLAAAAQSVLFWWAVMSMPGSDNRGWGAIVLGTLMLAAVVAQAIVVGARGGGNARGARGGGRRRDDRGERNDPAGGRRARKRTA; this comes from the coding sequence ATGAGCGAGAAGCGCAGCACGTCGGGGCATCGGGGCGACCCATCCGATCGCACCGATGTCTTCGACCTCGCCGGGACCGACCCCGAACTGCTCAACTCCGGCCGCATCCCCGACCCGCAGCCCGAGCACACGCCGTTCTTCCGCTGGCTGGCCCGGATCTTCACAACGATCGAGGCGCGGCTGCGAGCTCGAGGCGATACCTCGATGCGCAATGCCATCAGGTTCTTCTGGGCCTTCGTGGCGATCATCGGCGTATTCCTGCTCGTCGGCCCCGTCATCAACAAGCCGCTCGATTTCGACGATGTGCTCGACTCCGCGAAGCTGAGCGAGGTCGACTGGGTCGCCACCGACGCGCAGATCGACTACGCGCTCGAGCGCGGGGGCGACGGGGGTTTCCTCGCCGATGTGTCCGAGCAGTACACCGCCCGCTTCACGAACGGCCCCGAAGCTGCCGTCGAACGGGTCTTCGCCACCGAGTTCAACGGACACGACACCCGGTTCGAGGTGCACGCGGCCACGATCGACGGCGAGCCGGCAGAGGTCGAGGTGCGCCGCGGAGCCACGGTCACCCGAGTGCTGATCTCCTCTCCGGACGGAACCCGCCTCGAGGGTGAGCGGGAGATCGCGCTCGCCTACGAGCTGCACGATCTGGTCACCGCCGAGACCGACGCTGCCACGGGGCAGCCGGTCGACAGCTGGTCCTGGCCGCTGCTCGGCCCCAGCTGGCCGCAGGCCACCCAGGGCGTCGAGGTGTCGCTGACGCTGCCGCACGACCTGGACGAGGCGCTCGTGCGCGCGCCTCGCGCCTACGTCGGGTGGCTGCTGCTCAACGGAACCGAGTGGCTGACGCCCGAGGCGCAGACCGCTCAGGGCGTGCGGTACGCCTTCAGCAACGACGACACCCTGCCGCCGCATGCCGATCTGAGCATCGTCGCCAGCTTCGAGGCCGGCACCTTCGATCAGCCACCCACCACGCCCCTCTTCTGGCTGCAGACCTGGGGGCCGCTGCTCCCGCTCGCTCTGCTCGTCATTCTCCTGCTGTTCGCCCTCGCCGCTCGACGCGTGGTGTGGGCGGACAGTGCGGGCGAACCCTGGTACCTGACGCGATCCGATCCCCCCGACGACCTCACCCCGGCGAGGGCCGCCCAGCTGCTCGACCGCCCCTGGCACGCCGAACTGATCTCGGAGCTGACGCAGGAGACGGGAGCTGCGAAGCAGTCGAAGCAGTCGAAGCGGAAGCCCGTCGACACCGGCGGCCGCGGCCGTGAGCTGTGGCTGGCGGCGGTGGCGCGCGCCGGCATGCGCGCCGGCAGGTTCGGCAACTTCCCGAGCGTCGCGCGCCGGCGAGCGCGCTGGCGCGCGCACGACCGTCCGGTCGAGGATCGGCTGCGCTGGGCGCCCGACAGCTACGTGCGCGACACCTTCATCCTCGGATCGCTCGCGATCGTGCTCGTGCAGTGGGGCCTGCTGCGCCAGCTCTCGCACCAGGTGATCCTGAGCGTCGTCTGGTGGCCGGGGCTCTTCGTGCTCGCCTCGACCGTGCTCGCGCTCGTCATCGTCGGTGCGGTGCGCCGGCCGCGTCCTCTCACACGCGCTGGAGCGCTCGCCGTGCAGCAGCTCAAGGGCGTCGACGCCTACGCGCGGGCCACGCGTCTGCTCGATCGCGGTCCGGTCGACGACGAGCTGCTGCCCTACGCCGCGCTCTTCGAGGGGCCGCGGCGCGCGGGGCGCGCCGTCGCCGGGCACGCGGCGCGCGAGTCGGGCGACCGATGGCTCGGCCGCGGATGGCGCACCGAGCACTTCGTCTCGCTGCCGGCGGTGCTGGCGGTGCTCGCGGCCGCCGGCCTGCTCGCCGGATCGATCGTCACCGTCTCGACGCAGCCCGCACCCTACGCCGACCAGGACTTCGTCACCTGGCCGGGATCTGCGACCCCCGGGGCGATCTGGTCGCAGGTCGAGGGGTTCGAGATCGACGCCGAACTCGAGCGCGACGAGCAGGGCCGCGCCCAGCTCAGCGTCGTAGAGCGGAACACGGTGCGCTTCACCCCCGGCGGCGGGTCAGTGCCCCAGTTCGCCCGGGAGTGGCCGCGGGAGCGGCTCGGCCAGGATCTCGGCCTCGACGTCGAGAGCGTGCGCCTCGGCGGCGAGGAGGTGCCGTTCCAGGAGCTCCTCGGTCCGCAGAGCCTGGCGGTCGCCACTCGCATGTCGGACGTGCTCGACGGGGTGCACGACGTCGAGATCCGCTACAGGCTCTCGACCCCGATCGTCGATGCGCCGGACGGCCCGGACTCCCAGCAGCAGCTGCGATGGACGGCAGTACTCGACTTCTGGGAGGACACCTACTACACCGATGCGGCGAATCCGTTCGACGGCACCGCGCCGGTGCGGCCGTTGCGCATCGGTCTCACCGTCTCGCCCGACATCGCGGAGGAGATACGCTCCGGCGGGTGGATCGACTCCGACCACGAGCGCGACCGGGTTCCCTACGAGAACGGCAACTGGTATCAGCCGTGGGAGTACGAGACCGGCATCTCGCTCGACGACGAACTCGGAGTCTCCACACACTACGATCTGCGGGTCGGCGACGAGCGAACTCTGGACGACGGCTCCCTCGTCGTCTCGCTGGACGCGGAGGCCGTCGAATCCCGCGAGGGCGAGGACCGCATCGAGGAGACGCCGGCCGGGCCCTGGCGGGTCTCGGAGGAACTGAATGCCGCGCTCGAGAAGTACGAGCTCGGTACGACCAACGACCTCGGTGTCGTGCTCAACTTCCCCGCCGGAGCCTTCGCGGGCGTCGACGACCAGGCGTATGAGCGCTATCGGGCGGCCAGAGACCTGCCCTACACCGCGGTGCTCGGTCTTGCCGTGCTCATCGGGGCGGCCTCGACGAGCATCCTCCTGTTCGCCCGGCGCACGCGTCGACGCGCGAGCGCCTCGCTCCGCACCGTGTCCTTCGCCGCGATCCCGCTCGCGGCGGCGGCTCAGAGCGTGCTCTTCTGGTGGGCGGTGATGTCGATGCCCGGCAGCGACAACCGCGGCTGGGGTGCGATCGTGCTCGGCACGCTCATGCTCGCCGCAGTGGTGGCGCAAGCGATCGTGGTGGGCGCCCGGGGCGGCGGGAACGCCCGGGGCGCCCGGGGCGGCGGGCGCCGCCGGGACGACCGGGGCGAGCGCAACGACCCTGCCGGCGGGCGCCGAGCACGGAAGCGGACGGCGTAG
- a CDS encoding AMP-binding protein, with protein MTHTDPTAAFFAARDQLLAAAGDPARARAEFRWPDVGSEFNWAHDVFDRIAEGNDDTALRIAEADGSELQRSFSQMKQRSDQVANWFRSVGARPGDVAMLMLGNRVELWEIMLAAMKLGVVILPTSVVLGAHELEDRVERGRVRWVFAAAEDAVKFADVPGDYRGIGVGFDAASRDHRARLFDWLRYEESSAASLAAVRKTTASTDPALLYFTSGTTSLPKIVVHSHTSYPVGHLTTLSWLGVRPGDVHLVISAPGWAKHAWSSFFGPWHVGATIFVANYARFDPEFLVAELDRVGVSTFCAPPTVWRMLIQQRLERRPRALREVVSAGEPLNPEVIARIREWWGLDIRDGYGQTETTALIGNMPGDPIVPGAMGTPLPGVDAVLIDPLTGQEAAEGEICLRITAADPAVDGELVRREPVNLMPGYFGDPEATARATSGGLFHTGDVAQRGEGGVLTFVGRTDDIFKSSDFKVSPFEVESALLEHEWVAEAAVVGAPDETRLNVTKAYVALAAGVEAGEEAARAILARARIALPPYMRVRRVEFFELPKTTSGKIRRVELRQREEAAFAAGARLAHEWREEDFPGLKG; from the coding sequence ATGACGCACACCGACCCGACCGCCGCTTTCTTCGCCGCTCGGGACCAGCTGCTCGCCGCCGCGGGAGATCCCGCTCGCGCGCGAGCCGAGTTCCGCTGGCCCGACGTGGGCTCAGAGTTCAACTGGGCGCACGACGTCTTCGACCGCATCGCCGAGGGCAACGACGACACGGCGCTCCGCATCGCCGAAGCAGACGGCAGCGAGCTGCAGCGCAGCTTCTCGCAGATGAAGCAGCGCTCCGACCAGGTGGCGAACTGGTTCCGCAGCGTTGGCGCGCGGCCGGGAGACGTCGCCATGCTCATGCTCGGCAACCGCGTCGAGCTCTGGGAGATCATGCTCGCCGCGATGAAGCTCGGCGTCGTGATCCTGCCCACCTCCGTGGTGCTCGGTGCGCATGAGCTCGAGGATCGCGTGGAGCGCGGGCGGGTGCGGTGGGTGTTCGCGGCGGCCGAGGACGCGGTGAAGTTCGCCGACGTGCCGGGCGACTACCGCGGCATCGGGGTCGGGTTCGACGCAGCCTCGCGGGATCATCGGGCGCGCCTCTTCGACTGGCTGCGCTACGAGGAGTCGAGTGCCGCGTCGCTCGCCGCGGTGCGCAAGACGACGGCGAGCACCGATCCCGCGTTGCTCTACTTCACCTCGGGCACCACCAGCCTGCCGAAGATCGTGGTGCACTCGCACACCAGCTATCCCGTGGGGCACCTCACGACGCTGTCCTGGCTGGGGGTGCGGCCGGGCGATGTCCACCTCGTCATCAGCGCACCCGGTTGGGCGAAGCACGCCTGGTCGAGCTTCTTCGGGCCGTGGCACGTGGGGGCGACGATCTTCGTGGCGAACTACGCCCGCTTCGACCCGGAGTTCCTCGTCGCCGAGCTCGACCGGGTCGGGGTCAGCACCTTCTGCGCGCCGCCGACGGTGTGGCGCATGCTGATCCAACAGCGACTGGAGCGCCGGCCGCGCGCCCTGCGCGAGGTCGTATCGGCGGGCGAACCCCTCAACCCCGAGGTCATCGCCCGCATCCGGGAGTGGTGGGGCCTCGACATCCGCGACGGGTACGGTCAGACCGAGACCACCGCGCTCATCGGCAACATGCCGGGCGACCCGATCGTGCCGGGGGCCATGGGCACGCCCCTGCCGGGCGTCGATGCCGTGCTCATCGACCCGCTCACCGGACAGGAGGCCGCCGAGGGCGAGATCTGCCTGCGCATCACCGCCGCCGACCCCGCCGTCGACGGCGAGCTCGTGCGCCGGGAGCCGGTCAACCTCATGCCCGGCTACTTCGGCGACCCGGAGGCCACGGCGCGAGCGACGAGCGGCGGGCTGTTCCACACCGGCGACGTCGCGCAGCGGGGCGAGGGCGGCGTGCTCACGTTCGTGGGCCGCACCGACGACATCTTCAAGTCGAGCGACTTCAAGGTCTCGCCGTTCGAGGTCGAGAGCGCGCTCCTCGAGCACGAGTGGGTGGCCGAGGCCGCAGTGGTCGGCGCGCCCGATGAGACGCGGCTCAACGTGACGAAGGCGTATGTCGCGCTCGCCGCCGGAGTCGAGGCGGGCGAGGAGGCCGCGCGCGCGATCCTCGCCCGCGCCCGCATCGCGCTGCCGCCCTACATGCGCGTGCGCCGGGTCGAGTTCTTCGAGCTGCCCAAGACGACTTCCGGCAAGATCCGGCGTGTCGAACTGCGGCAGCGGGAGGAAGCCGCGTTCGCCGCGGGGGCGCGGCTCGCGCACGAGTGGCGCGAAGAGGATTTTCCGGGCCTGAAGGGCTGA